acctattcaatgtcaTAGCAATTGTCGtggcatacacaatacaaaatgcaaagtcacatgCTGTACTCTGACGCTTTGATCGACAACAAGAAAGACTTACCTCGGTGCCTCTGCTGATCGCCATCTTGGCCATACGTAATGCAACAGGTCCCTGTAAACAGAACGAATGTATAGCTAGTAAGGTCACTATAAGTTACTGACATCAAGTTAACTACTGAATGTTATCTAATCACCACATTTACTTTtcctaatttgcatattacagggttatctgcacttgcttgtaggtattgattgtgacgtcatgtgtttgcgagcacaacgtcatacgtttcggagaaaacaacgtgaattgcgctcacaaaacaatgacgtaacaattgatacctacccgcaagggagctaactctgtaatatgcaaagacggaatatgttAGGCTGCATACAATGTTTGATTAGATCagttattatttattcaatatGTCGTATTCATAAGGAAAAGTTAAAGTACAATATCAGATATTATCTGATTTTCCATAATTCTCATTGGCTAAAACTTGGTCATGTGACGTCAGATATATCATATTGACTTGGTGTTTCCAGTTAAGAAACGCCGAGTCAATATTCCTATAAGGAAAAGTTAAAGTACAATATCagatattatttgattttcCATAATTCTCATTGGCTAAAACTTGGTCATGTGACGTAAGATATATCATATTGACTTGGTGTTTCCAGTTAAGAAACGCCGAGTCAATATTCCTATTGTGACATTACTCTTTAGACATTATTGTGATTTCGATTCATTTAATGTCGGTATTGTACCTCTCTCATAGAATATTGAATAATGACCTTAGACTACACCTTTAGTTATTATTTCATTCTATCAGggtggtataacaccatatggacctaGGCAGAGTTCCATAATTTAGACGGTGAAAGACAATGGAAATAATTATCACAATATATCGGTACCATTATGACCTATGATCAGATGACTTGATGACTATATATAGATACCTGTGGTAATATTTCCTTACCCAAATTTATCAAACGTCATTACAGTCTGTTACTGAAAACCAAATTTCTTTGGTGTGGGGTTTACTTTTGTGAATTTTGCAATCCGAATAAATTTGTGAAAGTTTATCTTCACAAATAAAAATCTGTATCACttatattgaaagaaaatttcaGTTAATTTTTAAATCTGCGAATGTTAATCTTTGCAAACTGTAAATCTTGAAATTTAATAGCCACGAaataaagttgatttacagtataacacatgtacacaGCCAGCGGTATCAGGACTATCTTGTACCTGTGGTAAAATTTCCTGAGCCAGTTTCAGCGCCCTAAGGTACCCAGCGTCTCCATTGTCATTCTGTTCCACACAATGATTAACTAGTCCGATACGTTCAGCCTCCCTTCCGTCCACGACACGAGCTGTGTACATTAGTTCTCTAGCAACAGCAGGATTGATTATTCTTGGCAGCCTCTGAGTACCACCTGTGTATGTAATGATTACCCATTATATATCAGGGAGTTTATTGTTGTGTATAATACAGTACGTCAACAGGCTTTAtgagaggggagataacaatcgcttattttttttactttgattacctcccttgcatTCGTTAGGATGCTTTTCATTTTGGAGTCAAATaaaaccatgtacatgtaccaccTGTGAACGTAGTGATTACACGAAAATCCATAAAATTGTTGTGTGGAAGTACAGTATGTAAatgaaaggggagataactcatataaGACCAACAAATGTGTATAAGTATGTAAACATGCAGCATGAGAGGGGAGACAATTCTTATAATTGTCTGGTTTTTTTACATTGATTACAAACCTTACCTATAGGTAGAAGATTCATTTTTTTGTAGTCATATAAAAGCATTTTGATTTCTTGGGTAATTTAGTAATGCCTCACTGACAAGAGTGTAGTATgtagtaaatatataaacttgTAGGCCCCTTAAAATCTGTCAATGAGGGTAGCATTTCCATTTCAGATGACTGCTTacataaatgtaattatttcataaGTGTAATTCTAAATTCTGTTCTCTTCAAACCTGCTGCTTTTTCTCTCATAAAATATGGCTGTGTAagatagttacctcccttggaaTGATAACCATAACAATAATTAGTACCCTGGAATTAACATAGTTAGTTCCCCCTGgaattttattaattaagtaACACAGTTACCTCCCCCTGGAATGATAGCTAATCTCGTCTCCACTAGTCCCATCTTAGCTGTGGTTGCTGAAAAAGAATAAGAAATCACGATTAATACCCATTTCTATTGTACAGGGAATCACTACCAGCAAAAGGCTTCACTAATGAGTCAGAAAAGATGGTAGACAAATATTTCAATCCATAAAATGGTTTGGAAACACCAAATCCAAAAAGAAAATACCAAAAAAATACTTCATGTGATATCAAATGAAGATCTATTTTCATGATCCAATAATTATCAGAAGAACTTGGTATACACACATGCCACTCGGAGATCACAGGCGAGAGACACTTCGGTACCACCTCCCAAAGCAACACCATCGATGGCTGCGATTGTCGGCATTGGTAGGTTGTCCATGTCATTGACCGAGGCCCGCAGACCAGCTACAAATGGTCCTGTTTCTGCATCAGTCATCTGGGCCCGCTCCTTTAAATCAGCACCTACACACCAGAATGACAAAACTACCTTTACACAGTgaaaactgtctataaagaccacccaagggacaatatatatatatatatatatatatagcaaaatGGCCATTCCATACAGGTCAGATTAggttgaaattgaccatttatcccaattatttttttaaagaccCACAGAACATAtggtctttatttatttaaggaGAAATAGTCACTGTGGATGCAGGTTTTACTATACAGTTGGCAATGACAGTTCACTGATTTATAACATGTTCAACTTAAAGATGGATTTTACATGGCTGTGGTTTGTTTCCTGCATGTAggatggccaagaggccgaaaatttgtaaaagaatAGACTTTTGTATTATTTAAGTTGTTAATTTATTGGTTCACAAGTATATACACTTTCAATCATTACAAAGttgcaaataaaatttaatagAAGGCGGAGGTTTCCAATGTCCTGTAGGTATTTCATAATGGTAAGATGTATCGGCAGAGGGATCAAAGGTGGATACTGGAGTATTCTAACAGCGCTCCATAGACGGTGTAGAAATACAAGTATGAAGAAGGATGGAGCATCAACACCAAAGATTCCGTAAATTTGTGggtatttattagtttaaatgTTTCGGATGGCTAGGCCAACCGTCATCAGAACAAATTTACAACAACATTTCCAGAGCTTAAGTGCAAATTACGGTTCAAGTTGCTAATAAGGTTGCATcacagttttgttttttttatctttttttactTACCTGCACAGAAGACACCAGGAACCAAACTCCTCAGGATAACAACGCGGATCGACTTGTCAAATTTCACTTTCTTCATGCATTCTGTAAACTAAAAAGAAACAAACCATTGGTTCCAAAAAACTTCTGATTAACAATATCAGGATTTAAGAATGTATAATAACTAGGGTCCCAGTCTTATCTGAAAGTATTGATACCAACAGAATCAGTAATATATTCCTTTCCTCTTGATATTGGTGAAGGACAGAGAGTCAGAATCCGGATGACCAACCATGTAGCCAGGTGCAACCTAACCTATTATCATGATTCAAGTTCATAACAAATGTAAATTGGCTGGCATGTGGCtagatacatgtagatattgAATAGACCACATGCATCTGTCATGTTCTTTATCAAGAAATCTATGATCTTAGTAAatcttacatgtatgtgtttattATTACCTGTGACAAGAATTTTCTTCCAAGGGCATTTTTCCTTTCAGGACGATTCATAGAAAAGACAGCAATTCCTGAAAATTTGGAGCAGagttttaataaaatcaaaagtaCATACAATCATAATCATAAGACTCTGATATGATGTATTgcataattcatttatatatattctactGTGTCTGaagtaatgttaaagatgctccaccgccaacagagcataaacgatacttatcatctgaacaataattggtgtttaatcatgtatatgtatatagttaacacaaaaatgataaaaaatattctattttgcctttggtgcatgcgcaatcagtagcttattccatatagaacatagtgccacagaattctttctgaatgcaattaattatttttaatatttttatcttaaagtaaaataagcagctcaaactttttaatggtggtaatggtgtaaattaagtaacttgtTTGCTCATGTTTATCATTGAGTAAAAATACTATTCATCAACAGTGCaaagcatctttaaatatggCCGATTTTTTATAGATGATGTGACCATGGGcctttaatatttcattgatttgAATCCCAGATTTTTTCCTGAACCATGTTTTGTACACAGTGTTAAATACAGTCTCtttcactcagctgacggagcttgcttctttggctcagtttGTAGAgccacagggccatgtatagtctctatatgaaaaaatagccagaaatagccagaaatagatataagtgtatatttatatgtatttctggctatttttttcataaagagactatacatggccctgtggtagagccctagctatatatagttttcacaccggagacccgggttctaTTCCTGGTAGGGGCACTTGACAtgaatcatattttttttgtatgtctatatatacaatCTCTTTCCTTCTTCTACATATTTTCACAGTTAAAAACTTTGCATGCTATATCacagagattggcaactccgccattttaCGATCAGCAGATTACCCTGTATGTCCtaggtttttagataaactcttaaatagttaaatacagcagaataactttgatatgttatgaAGTTAGTaatttcagatggtttgagtacgattttggaaaagaaaaataatatttaacttatttatgaataaaacaaaatgcacttccggttttgaatgtctgatgtCGAAAAACAGGTAAAATGCTTATTTTCGTgcttcaaaaatcatatttcataccataaattgggaaaactgatcacatcaaaccatgatataatgttttaaactgtgtgttgatgcaaaaatatcatgtttaaaaaaatacacttaaaagtagttagccaaggcaaaatgcctataaaccggaggtccctctgcctgtcaaacaaagacaaagaaggagtttccaatctctatttatatatgtttctgatacaaTCTCTTTCCTTCTTCTACATATTTTCACAGTTAAAAACTTTGCATGCTGCTTAATTAAATTTAGAGCCAGCTGTGGATAATAACGGAGTGCTAGGGTATCTTTTACCAAGGTTCAACCACAGgaacctggcacgatttttttaactgacggtatacatatgtatgatactataatatatatatgtatattgttggttaaaaattttcgtgccaggtccctgtgggttCAACTCATGTTGTACAAGGATATcgaaagtaaatatatattttctacacGGAGTGACGCCCCTTGGGCTAACGCCGGttagtgtacagtatatatatactccgATATCAGTAGGACAAAACTTGCATGCATAATAATAATCACCTGTATCGTCACCATCTAAGTATTTCAGCTGAAATTCATCGAACTCATCTATGTTTGTAGACGAATGTCGTTGGAATGCAGTCGTGCATCTTCCAGTAGTAAGGCCCAAAGTTCGTCTAAGGAGGCCGAGTCGAGAACATACAGTTGCCATATTGCTGCCCTTTGTATTAACCGGAACACCTCGGACACATATTTGAACTTCGGTAGAAAATTCCGAAAGGTTCCGATGGCCGTTGTGTCTGAGGCGAGTTGACGCTTGTCAGCTGTCAGTGCACTTGCACTAGGCCTAATGCTGTTTAGTAggcatattttaaaaaaagagaGTTTTTAGTTATTGTCatcatacaaataaatatatattttaagtttttaGTTATTGTTATCATGCACCATCCGTCGCCATGCGCcatccgccgtgcgtaaacttttcattcaaacgacttctcaataaccgaaaggcccaggttactgatatttggcctgtagcatgccgggatgaagggctaccaagtttgttcaaatgaattaccttgaccttcaagcaaggtcacaggggtcaaataggcttcaatctttaaatgacttctcaataaccaaaaggcccgggatactcatattgggcctgcagcacgCTGGGATGAACGGCTAcctattttgttcaaataaatgaccttgacctttattcaaggtcacaggggtcaaataggctaaaatcatttaaacaacttttttgtatataaccaaaagcctagagacctgatattgggcccctgaCATGTTGGGAAGAAGGGCtatgaagtttgttcaaatgaatgaccttgaacttcattcaaggtcacaggggtcaaataggctaaaatctttaaatgacttcttctcaagaaccagaaggcccaaggtactgatattgggcctgtagcatgttgggataaagggctaccaagttttttcaaatgaatgactttgaccttcaatcaaggtcacaggggtcaaataggctaaaatctttaaacaacttcttctcaagaaccaaaagccccagggtactcatattggccTGCGGCATTCTGGGataagggctaccaagtttgttcaaatgaatgaccttgaccttcattcaaggtcacagggatcaatttggctaaaatcttttaacgactttttgtgaataactaagagacctagagacctgatattgggcctgcagcatgctggaatgaaggtctacaaagtttgttcaaatgaatgacattgaccttcatccaaggtcacaggggtcaaataggcttaaatcttgaaataactttttgtgaatatctaaaaggcctagagacctgatattgggcctgtgacatgctgagatgaagggctaccatatttgtttttaaaataatgaccttgatctttattcacaggggtcaaataggctaaaatctttaaacaactatgttgtattgtgccaatagtcagatgaccgataatgcccatgggcctcttgtttatcattaaattatttatcaCTTTCAACCAACTAAAGTGTATCATGTAatcaataaatttgtttttcgtttgtctgaaataattgaaaacatCCTGAAAAGATGTTCCTACTTCATTGAAAAAGTGCTTGAAAACAACAAAGTTTCCATCgatgtatacaatatttattgtaaaacataataCAAATTATCCAAAAATTGAAACTCTGTACATGAAAGTATATCATATTATGCAGCAATATCGAACATCAGATCcgtataaatatatctatatctcTTTAAACACATCATTGGATTCCATCAAATGGAGACAGCAGGACAAATCATTTCAGCACTAAGTTATAGCTATTGTAGAAATGATGTAAAAATCAGTCAGATCTTCATGGACTAAGGTTTTAGCTCATCTTTACTTTAATGATGTAACCATAGAATGGTAAAATACAGACTATACATAGGGGTAAAGGTACATTTAATTTGGAAGTGTTCTATATATGTAAGCAGGAAGCTTGCTGAGTGCTAaacagccaaaatctttcacaaaGTTAAATATATCCCTATCTACCTGATAGTAAGATGttcaatttttttctaataCTTTTGAAAAGACAAAAGAttacattttacaaatatagTTGTTTAAAAGCATAATTTACATTGTGTCATTATTACAGAAATGTTGTTTTGCAGccaaaaattatgacatcatcaacaaTGAACACCATGGTTTCACGATGTCATTTAATTCTCTAGCTTAATTAAGAAAACTGTTTTACACTCCTTTATGCATGATGAAATTATCTTTTACCAACAAAGTGACTTCTTActtcataattattttcaatcaaaGTGCTAGTATAAGAGtagtttaattaaaatttttagcTCGTCCACTTCAAATGATGAGTTACAAAACATGATGATTATATACTTATGATATTAATCCATTTTATggttatatattacaaaaaatgtgtaaaaataaaacaaaaaatcccAAACATTTTCAATACTACAAGAACTGATCAAAACACACAGACATTTTCAAATacatcacattttttttacatattaaaaACTCAAGGACCATTCACATGTTTGAATTTGTGTGAAAACAATTACTGATAAACTTTACTATAAActcaaaacattttttacagAGTCATgaatgtaattttgtaaaattatattacttATTTCGAAATTATTTTGTCTTGTATTTACTATGGAATGCAgtaaaaatgtatgaaaaatgaaagaaatcacCAAAGAAAAACCAAAAGATAAATAAAGTACATGTCCAAAAagataaattgaaaaataaacaaaaataccaAGACGGCATGTATTGCTCATGtggaatataacatattctCATGCTCAAAAACAATGTAGATGGATATTTATCAGTTGGCTCCAATCATGTCAATGCAAATGTAAGATTTACTCGTTTTATTGCATTTAGTAGTAAATGCAATTGTCAAAATCAGATATcacaaatacatatacacacaatgtatgGATACATAACGGCAGATATTTGGAAAAAAGTGACAACTGTAAAGAGATAATTTTTTGTTCCTCAGAAAAATGAACCTGACCATGTCATTCTTGCATGTTTCTGGCACTTCGGGCCAGGGCccagcaccataaaactttctcagacagatttttcaTTCAAGTCTATGctaaatcatatacttgagtaaaaatctgtctgagaatagttttatggtgtcGGGCCCTGATGAGATAACCAAGATGAGCATGTGTGTTCTTGTATATACCATATACTGTATCAATCACTCCATATATATGATGATGAACCAGGAATTTATGTTGTTGTATCACAGTTTAAATTTTGTGCTTAAGTAGTTTATAGTACAACGAATAAGATATATACATGGACATGGAATTCGAAGTAAAATGGAAACTTATGAGATTTAAACAGTCATTAAACTAATTGAGGCCGTCAAGAGTTCTCTTGTCAACCTGATTTCGTTGTGAAACAAGTTTAAGAGGTCACAGGTTTACTTGGCAATGAACCAGACTTCGTTGTGACGGAGTAGTAATTTGAAAGGACTGTCGTAGCCTGCGGTGTAGTAGAAGTCTACGTTGAATAAGGAGGGGTCACCAATGGCTTTCATGAGTTCTAATCCTTCATTACGGTAATCCTTGTAGTCAGCATATCCTCCAAAGGTTCTGAAATAGTTAAATATAGAAgctacagaaataaaaaaaaatatgtggaaAACCTGTACACTTTTTTAAACGTGCATTGAAGATTAAAGATGAACCACCGCCGTCAGAACAGAAACAATACTTATCATTTGAAAAACAATTGGCTTTTAATCTTATGggtatatatgaaatataaacacaaaacataacataagttattttgcttttgatgaaTGTGCAATCATTACTTCTTTCCATATAgtacatagtgccacagaattttttcgggatgcaattagttatttctcatatttttatcatgaagtaatattaaaagctcaaacttttcaatggtggtagaGGTTATCATGAGTAACATTTTAAACTGAAgaaccagagggatcttggcgtccaccaaagaatgatctatgtttgaCATTAATGGAACGAGGGATCTTTTCcatgcttttcaaactttttcaaacatactacagattacatatacattaagagatcccagagggatcttggcgcccaccaaagaatgatctatgtttgaCAATGGAACGAGGGATCTTTTCCatgcttttcaaattttttcaaacatactacagttaacatatacattaagagatcccagagggatcttggcgcccaccaaagaatgatctatgtttgaCAATGGAACGAGGgattcaaacatactacagtttacatataaaatttctgACAGATAGCTtaagtactttctaagaaatagcggtaacaaacttcaacaatgaaatccaagatggcggcaggttggccatattgttgaccgatcagtcccaaaaggcattatgcacatctagggccctagtggaacctatacatatgaaatttgagacagatccattcagtactttttgagaaatagtgataacaaactttaactatcaaaatccaagatggctgcctggcggccatcttgttgaccgatcggtcacaaaatgcaatatgcagaactagaaccttaggggaacctacatatgaaatttgaaaaagacccctttggtactttctgagaaatagcggtaacaaactttaactatcaaaatccaagatggctgcctggtggccatcttgttgaccgattagtcccaaaaggcattatgcacaactagggccctagggaaatctacatatgaaatttgagacagatccattcagttctttttgagaaatagctataacaacctttaacaatcaaaatccaagatggctgcctggcggccatcttgttgaccgatcggtcacaaaatgcaacatgcacaactaagaccgtaggggaacctacatatgaaat
This genomic window from Argopecten irradians isolate NY chromosome 11, Ai_NY, whole genome shotgun sequence contains:
- the LOC138335554 gene encoding methylglutaconyl-CoA hydratase, mitochondrial-like, whose translation is MATVCSRLGLLRRTLGLTTGRCTTAFQRHSSTNIDEFDEFQLKYLDGDDTGIAVFSMNRPERKNALGRKFLSQFTECMKKVKFDKSIRVVILRSLVPGVFCAGADLKERAQMTDAETGPFVAGLRASVNDMDNLPMPTIAAIDGVALGGGTEVSLACDLRVASTTAKMGLVETRLAIIPGGGGTQRLPRIINPAVARELMYTARVVDGREAERIGLVNHCVEQNDNGDAGYLRALKLAQEILPQGPVALRMAKMAISRGTEVDLHSALYFEEAGYSQVIPTKDRREAMMAFIEKRKPKFEGH